The nucleotide sequence TCGGCCTGGGTTACCTCGGTTTCTGGATCAGCGAGCACTACGGCATCCGCGGTCTTGCAGAGAACGGCGAGCGCCAGCTGGAGTTGCACGCCCGCGCGGTCGAGAGCGAGCTCAGCAAGTACACCTACCTGCCCAGCCTGCTGGAGCTTGAATCCAGCGTCTCGCAACTGCTCGACGACCCGACGCCGGAACATCGCAAGACCGTCAACGAATACCTCGAAGGCCTGAACCGCCGCAGCCGCAGCCGGGCCATCTATGTAATGGACACCACCGGCCGGGTCATGGCCACCAGCAACTGGCGCGACGTCGACAGCTACCTGGGCGAAGACCTGTCCTTCCGCGCCTATTTCCAGAATGCCGTGCGCGGCCAGCCGGGGCGCTTCTACGGGATCGGCAGCACCAACGGCGAGCCGGGCTATTACCTGGCCCACGGTCTCGAACAACAGGGCAAGATCATCGGCGTCGCCGTGGTCAAGGTACGCCTCGAAGCCATGGAGGAGCGCTGGCAACGGGCGCGCCTGGAGGCTTTCGTCAGCGACGAGAACGGCATCATCATCCTCTCCAGCGACCCGGCACGCCGGCTCAAGTCCGTGCGCCCGCTGAGTGATGAAACCAAGGAACGCCTGGCCCGCAGCCTGCAATATTACTGGTTCCCGCTGAACGAACTGATTCCCCTGGCTCGGGAGCGGCTGACCGAAGGCATGGAGAAACTGACGTTCCCGGCCAATACCGAGGTGGCGGCTGAAAAGCAGGCCATCAGTTATCTTTCGCAGACCCGGCCCCTGAACGACACGCCGTGGAACTTCACCCTGCTGACCCCCCTTGAAGACCTGCGCCGCCAGTCGATCAACCAAGGCATCCTGGTGGCGGTGGCCTTCGCCCTGGTGGCGTTCCTGCTGATCGCCTGGAACGAGCGGCGCAAGGTCATCGCCACCCGCCTCGCCGCCCGCGAAGCCTTGCAGGAAGCCAACAGCCAGCTCGAGCGTCGGATTACCGAACGCACCACCGACCTGCGGGCCAGCAACGAACGGCTCAAGGGCCAGATCCGCGAACGCCGGCAGGCCGAGGAGACGTTGCGCCGGGCCCAGGACGAACTGGTGCAGGCCGGCAAACTGGCGGCCATCGGGCAGATGTCCACCAGCATCGCCCACGAGCTCAACCAGCCGCTGGCCGCGCTGCGTACCTTGTCCGGCAACACCGTGCGCTTCCTGGAACGCGGTCAGTTGGACATCGCCAGCGCCAACCTCAAGACCATCAACGAACTGATCGATCGCATGGGTCGGATCACCGCCAGCCTGCGCTCCTTCGCCCGACGCGGGGACGACAAGGGGCGGGCCAGCCTCGGCAAGGCCATCGAGGCCGCCCTGCAATTGCTGGGTGGTCGCCTCGAAAGCCAGCATATCCAGGTGCATGCCGGTTTCGCTGACGTCCAGGTGCAGATCGACCAGACACGCCTGGAACAGATCCTGGTGAACCTGATCGGCAATGCCCTGGACGCCATGCAGAACCAGCCCGAGCCACGGCTATGGCTCGAAGGCCAGGCCGAGGAGGGGAAATATCGCCTGCGGGTACGGGACAACGGCCACGGCATAGACCCGGAGACGCGCAAGCATCTGTTCGAACCCTTCTTCACCACCAAACCCGGCGAACAAGGCCTGGGCCTGGGCCTGACGCTCTCGGCAAGCCTGGCCGCCGCCGCTGGCGGGCATCTGGATGTCGAGCACCCGGATGGCGGTGGCAGCACCTTTGTCCTCGGTTTACCGCTGGTAAGCCCTTTATCTGCCGAGCCGCTATGAACAACGACCTGAGCGTACTGATCGTCGAAGACGATCCCCATGTCCTGCTGGGCTGCCAGCAGGCCTTGGCCCTGGAAGACATTCCCTGTGTTGGCGTGGGCAGCGCCGAAGAAGCCCTGAAACGGGTCGGCGATGACTTTGCCGGCATCGTCATCAGTGACATCCGCCTGCCGGGCATCGATGGCCTGGAACTGCTGACCCGCCTCAAGGCCCGGGACCGCAGCCTGCCGGTGGTGCTGATCACCGGTCACGGCGACATCTCCATGGCCGTCGGCGCGATGCAGAAAGGCGCCTACGACTTCATGGAGAAGCCCTTCTCCCCCGAACGCCTGGTGGACGTCGCCCGCCGCGCCCTGGAACAGCGCAGCCTGGCCCGGGAAGTGACGTCGCTGCGCCGGCAACTGGCTGAACGCGACTCCCTGGAAGGCCGGATCATCGGCCGCTCGCCGGCCATGCAGCACCTGCGGGAACTGATCGCCAACGTCGCCGATACCTCGGCCAACGTGTTGATCGAAGGCGAAACCGGCACCGGCAAGGAACTGGTCGCCCGTTGCCTGCATGATTTCAGCCGACGCCACGGCAAACAGTTCGTCGCGCTCAACTGCGGGGGATTGCCGGAGAACCTGTTCGAAAGCGAAATCTTCGGCCACGAAGCCAATGCCTTCACCGGTGCCGGCAAGCGTCGGATCGGCAAGATCGAGCACGCCGACGGCGGCACGCTGTTTCTCGATGAAGTGGAAAGCATGCCCCTGCCCTTGCAGATCAAATTGTTGCGCGTGCTGCAGGAGCGCACCCTCGAACGCCTGGGCTCGAACCAGAGCGTGGCGGTGGATTGCCGGGTGATCGCCGCCACCAAGTCCGACCTGGATGAACTGGGCCGGGCCGGACAGTTTCGCAGCGACCTGTATTACCGCCTCAACGTGGTGACCCTGGAACTGCCGCCACTACGCGAGCGACGCGAAGACATCCTGCAGTTGTTCGAGCATTTCCTTCAGCAATCGTCCCTGCGCTTCGATCGCACGGCGCCGGAGCTGGACAACCAGACCCTGTCGAACCTGATGAGCCACGACTGGCCGGGCAATGTGCGGGAGCTGCGCAACGTCGCCGAACGCTTTGCCCTCGGCCTGCCGGCCTTCAAGCGGTCCGGGGCCGGCGGCGGCAGCCAGGGCCTGGCCTTCGCCGAAGCGGTGGAAGCCTTCGAGCGCAACCTGCTGGTCGACGCCCTGCAACGCAGCGGCGGCAACCTGACCCAGGCCAGCCTGGAACTGGGAATGGCCAAGACCACGCTGTTCGACAAAGTCAAAAAGTACGGCCTGAGCCACTGACCGGAGATGATGAAGCTGTGGACCTGATTTTCAAGGCAGCGCTCGGCGCGGCCGTGGTGGTGATCCTGGCGATGCTCGCCAAGACCCGGAACTATTACATCGCCGGGCTGGTGCCGCTGTTTCCCACCTTCGCCCTGATCGCCCATTACATCGTCGGCAAGGGCCGCTCGGTGGACGACTTGAAGACCACCATCGTGTTTGGCATGTGGTCGATCATTCCGTACTTCGTGTATCTGGCGACGCTGTACATCATGGTCGACCGCATGCGCCTCGAGGCTTCACTGGCCGTGGCGGCAGTGGCGTGGCTGATGGCGGCGACGGTGCTGGTCAGCGTCTGGGTGAGGATTCACGCGTAGGAGCTGTGTAGGAGCGGTGTAGGAGCTGTCGAGCGCAGCGAGGCTGCGATCTTTACCCCAGTCAATTGAGTCATGAGTGAACGATCAAAAGATCAAAAGATCGCAGCCTCGCTTCGCTCGACAGCTCCTACACAGCTCCTACACACAGCGGATCAGTAACCGACAGTGAACCGCGTGCGTGAAAACTGCTGCGTTTCCACTTCATCGATCATCGCAATGGCGTAGTCGGCAAAGCTGATCCAGCTGCGCCCGGTGGCGTCGAACAACAAGTGATCCTTGCCGACCCGGAATTGACCGGTGCGTTCGGTTTCAACGAACTCCGCCGAAGGCGAGAGGAAGGTCCAGTCCAGGTCCTGCTCCTTGCGCAGCACGTCCAGGAACAGTGCACCGGCCGTGGCTTCAGCGAGGTATTCCTCAGGGAAACCGTCGCTGTCGATCACCCGACTGTTGTCCGGCAGCAGCAACGAACCGGCGCCGCCCACCACCAGCAACCGCTTGACCCCGGCGGCCTTCAGCGGAGCAATGACCTTGTCGGCCGGGACGGTGGAAAAATGCGCAGCGCTGATGACCACGTCGTGGCCGGCGACCGCTGCAGTCAACGCTTCGCTGTCCAGTACATCCAGTTGCTTGCTGGTCACCCCGGCCCTCGCACCGATTTTCGCGGTGTTACGGGCGATAGCCGTCACGCTGTGACCGCGACGCAGGGCTTCTTCCAACAGTTGGCTGC is from Pseudomonas sp. B21-056 and encodes:
- a CDS encoding sensor histidine kinase, which encodes MKCDPTLYRAAPPSLAVKPRLIRHLFLPPLIIALMIGLGYLGFWISEHYGIRGLAENGERQLELHARAVESELSKYTYLPSLLELESSVSQLLDDPTPEHRKTVNEYLEGLNRRSRSRAIYVMDTTGRVMATSNWRDVDSYLGEDLSFRAYFQNAVRGQPGRFYGIGSTNGEPGYYLAHGLEQQGKIIGVAVVKVRLEAMEERWQRARLEAFVSDENGIIILSSDPARRLKSVRPLSDETKERLARSLQYYWFPLNELIPLARERLTEGMEKLTFPANTEVAAEKQAISYLSQTRPLNDTPWNFTLLTPLEDLRRQSINQGILVAVAFALVAFLLIAWNERRKVIATRLAAREALQEANSQLERRITERTTDLRASNERLKGQIRERRQAEETLRRAQDELVQAGKLAAIGQMSTSIAHELNQPLAALRTLSGNTVRFLERGQLDIASANLKTINELIDRMGRITASLRSFARRGDDKGRASLGKAIEAALQLLGGRLESQHIQVHAGFADVQVQIDQTRLEQILVNLIGNALDAMQNQPEPRLWLEGQAEEGKYRLRVRDNGHGIDPETRKHLFEPFFTTKPGEQGLGLGLTLSASLAAAAGGHLDVEHPDGGGSTFVLGLPLVSPLSAEPL
- a CDS encoding sigma-54-dependent transcriptional regulator, encoding MNNDLSVLIVEDDPHVLLGCQQALALEDIPCVGVGSAEEALKRVGDDFAGIVISDIRLPGIDGLELLTRLKARDRSLPVVLITGHGDISMAVGAMQKGAYDFMEKPFSPERLVDVARRALEQRSLAREVTSLRRQLAERDSLEGRIIGRSPAMQHLRELIANVADTSANVLIEGETGTGKELVARCLHDFSRRHGKQFVALNCGGLPENLFESEIFGHEANAFTGAGKRRIGKIEHADGGTLFLDEVESMPLPLQIKLLRVLQERTLERLGSNQSVAVDCRVIAATKSDLDELGRAGQFRSDLYYRLNVVTLELPPLRERREDILQLFEHFLQQSSLRFDRTAPELDNQTLSNLMSHDWPGNVRELRNVAERFALGLPAFKRSGAGGGSQGLAFAEAVEAFERNLLVDALQRSGGNLTQASLELGMAKTTLFDKVKKYGLSH
- a CDS encoding GlpM family protein, with the translated sequence MFKAALGAAVVVILAMLAKTRNYYIAGLVPLFPTFALIAHYIVGKGRSVDDLKTTIVFGMWSIIPYFVYLATLYIMVDRMRLEASLAVAAVAWLMAATVLVSVWVRIHA
- a CDS encoding NAD(P)-dependent oxidoreductase — its product is MSKIAIIGATGRAGSQLLEEALRRGHSVTAIARNTAKIGARAGVTSKQLDVLDSEALTAAVAGHDVVISAAHFSTVPADKVIAPLKAAGVKRLLVVGGAGSLLLPDNSRVIDSDGFPEEYLAEATAGALFLDVLRKEQDLDWTFLSPSAEFVETERTGQFRVGKDHLLFDATGRSWISFADYAIAMIDEVETQQFSRTRFTVGY